A genomic window from Carassius auratus strain Wakin unplaced genomic scaffold, ASM336829v1 scaf_tig00215937, whole genome shotgun sequence includes:
- the LOC113096463 gene encoding coiled-coil domain-containing protein 150, which yields MSRSVICPLSAGATAPESLSVLQQRLQTAEQQTEELVRSLGSVGASADQLLVNSLDGSSSKRPISPVNIHRALSAAGEGLLWRQCETLVARVCRLESVLHALKLTTFRLETDRQLNPSNMVHLQERLTTLQEQHEEEQRSSRREVLQLQDELQQACEQRQEAEREVLRLREALENTTSAQKAQETTALLEAEQSHNALLRRVEEMERVVERERREVEVLQADCHSLRTDGQANRAELKKREEQILGLERECRELREQSGVKETLISQLNKEMKSVKTALQKQQQENSRLIRDGRDLRAAADQVQVLNEKLEVQCSELSSALHSLTLENTRLQTEQHCKIKAEQDRVSKHLQEQDLLLDTARRNIQAELQGTISEKLSLQKELEALKADHAKLQQSSTVAQETAVNHQQLLERTIQRLQGELSCTVTHDQIKTEMNSAVISLEKEKNSLETQLSEIKVELTVVNSALQKQKEENKELMESLAALEHQQVTHRQVEQMLWDLTDSKNQLAYEKGKLQARVQQMAADLKTLKAECTGHCQSNTALQNSYTQAQRENQTLKEQLFTLQQQHRDTNEVAQTLEKVLSSHARLQQNTQTLHAELRERAQELHTLRRERLQAMKEIQRLEAEVENLDARNNEKVEALQKALDEAQLDNRKLSQSLEQALQENHNAQDKLNALSESREAELKEARAEIRRLTELVNSHKSLLKREKDSGRMSAQRLKKALNDASSKSGDLSRANQELGEKVSELEKLISHLKSQMNQYLGNRTPLNHSLRIKDLETEIKSLEEAKDEYKRRSYEQSQSLLQLRSEMLSLQSELQCLSSSQQGELQAERDLNHTLQEKCRQLEESLKRLQDERDEAEVRLREVCLESQQITESMDEDHRGLCSKSESFNGQTEAQKLTESLSSTGKDATRSTPAQTHVCFFDPKLEPWASALQRWEIKKELGRVAGSYKPTRHVRALTT from the exons ATGTCCAGGTCAGTGATCTGTCCCTTGAGTGCAGGGGCCACGGCTCCGGAGTCTCTCTCCGTCTTACAGCAGCGTCTTCAGACAGCGGAGCAGCAGACGGAGGAGTTAGTGAGGAGTCTGGGCTCTGTGGGAGCGTCTGCAGATCAGCTGCTCGTCAACTCTTTAGACGGGAGCTCCTCTAAGCGTCCCATCAGTCCTGTGAACATCCACCGGGCCCTGAGTGCCGCAGGAGAGGGTTTGCTGTGGAGACAGTGTGAAACGCTGGTCGCTCGTGTGTGCAGATTAGAAAGTGTTTTGCACGCTCTGAAACTCACCACCTTCCGTCTGGAGACGGACAGACAGCTCAATCCATCCAACATGG TGCATCTGCAGGAGAGGTTAACCACACTGCAGGAGCAGCACGAGGAGGAGCAGCGCTCTTCACGGCGGGAGGTGCTGCAGTTACAGGATGAGCTGCAGCAGGCCTGTGAGCAGAGACAGGAGGCGGAGCGGGAGGTGCTCAGACTCAGGGAGGCGCTGGAGAACACCACCTCTGCTCAA AAAGCGCAGGAGACCACAGCACTCTTGGAGGCTGagcaatcccacaatgcactgttGCGGAGAGTggaggagatggagagagtgGTGGAGAGGGAGAGACGAGAG GTGGAGGTTCTTCAAGCAGACTGTCACTCCTTACGTACTGATGGACAGGCAAACAGAGCAGAGCTAAAGAAGAGGGAGGAGCAAATTCTGGGCCTGGAAAGAGAGTGTCGTGAGCTTCGAGAACAATCCG GAGTGAAAGAGACTCTGATTTCACAGCTGAACAAAGAAATGAAG agtgtGAAGACGGCTCTGCAGAAACAGCAGCAGGAGAACAGCAGACTCATCAGAGATGGACGAGACCTCAGAGCAGCTGCAGATCAAGTCcag gtGTTGAATGAAAAGTTAGAGGTTCAGTGTTCAGAGCTGAGCAGCGCACTTCATTCATTAACACTGGAAAACACCCGACTACAGACAGAACAGCACTGCAAAATTAAG GCGGAGCAAGATCGTGTGTCTAAACACCTTCAGGAGCAGGATCTGCTTTTAGACACAGCCAGAAGGAACATCCAGGCTGAACTACAGGGCACCATATCAGAGAAACTCTCCCTGCAGAAAGAGCT GGAGGCTCTGAAAGCGGATCATGCCAAACTGCAGCAGAGTTCCACCGTTGCCCAGgagacagctgtcaatcatcagCAGCTGCTGGAACGCACCATTCAGAGGCTTCAGGGGGAGCTCAGCTGCACCGTGACACATGATCAGATAAAGACTGAG ATGAACTCTGCAGTCATTTCACTGGAAAAGGAGAAGAACAGTCTGGAAACACAGCTATCGGAGATCAAG GTGGAGTTGACCGTGGTGAACTCAGCCCTGCAGAAACAGAAGGAGGAGAACAAGGAGCTGATGGAGAGCCTGGCAGCCTTGGAGCATCAGCAG gtaacTCATCGTCAGGTGGAACAGATGCTCTGGGACTTGACAGACAGCAAGAACCAACTGGCCTACGAGAAGGGCAAGTTGCAG gCGCGAGTGCAGCAGATGGCCGCTGACCTGAAGACATTGAAAGCAGAATGTACTGGACACTGTCAGAGCAACACTGCACTGCAGAACAGTTATACACag GCACAGAGGGAAAATCAGACATTAAAAGAGCAACTCTTCACACTTCAGCAACAGCACAGAGACACG AATGAAGTAGCTCAAACTCTGGAGAAGGTCCTGTCGTCCCACGCTCGTCTGCAGCAGAACACGCAAACCCTGCATGCAGAGCTGAGAGAAAGAGCACAGGAACTACACACACTCaggagagagag aCTGCAGGCTATGAAAGAGATTCAGAGGCTTGAAGCTGAAGTAGAGAATCTCGACGCAAGGAACAACGAAAAG GTTGAAGCTTTGCAAAAAGCACTTGATGAAGCTCAGCTGGACAACAGGAAACTATCCCAGAGTTTAGAGCAGGCCTTACAGGAAAACCACAATGCACAAGACAAATTAAACGCCCTCAGCGAGAG CAGGGAGGCGGAGCTTAAAGAGGCGAGGGCAGAGATTCGCCGATTGACAGAACTTGTAAATTCACACAAGAGCTTGCTCAAAAGGGAAAAAGACTCTGGGAGAATGTCAGCACAGAGG CTGAAGAAGGCGCTGAATGATGCATCGTCAAAGTCAGGTGACCTCTCACGAGCCAATCAGGAGCTTGGAGAGAAGGTGTCTGAGCTGGAGAAGCTTATATCTCACCTAAAGTCTCAAATGAATCAGTATCTGGGCAACAGAACACCACTGAATCACTCTCTGCGAATCAAA GATTTGGAAACAGAAATTAAAAGTCTTGAAGAAGCGAAGGATGAATATAAGAGAAGGAGTTATGAACAG tctcaGTCTTTGCTGCAGCTGCGTTCAGAGATGCTTTCTCTCCAGTCTGAGCTGCAGTGTCTGTCCTCCAGTCAGCAGGGGGAGCTACAGGCCGAAAGAGATCTCAATCACACGCTACAGGAGAAATGTCGG CAGCTGGAAGAGAGTTTGAAACGGCTCCAGGACGAGAGGGATGAGGCAGAAGTGAGACTCAGGGAAGTTTGTCTGGAGTCACAGCAG ATCACAGAGAGCATGGATGAGGACCACAGAGGGCTCTGCTCTAAATCTGAGAGCTTTAATGGCCAGACAGAAGCACAGAAACTTACAGAGAGCTTGAGCAGTACGGGAAAAGACGCCACACGGTCCACTCCAGCTCAG ACTCATGTTTGCTTTTTTGACCCTAAACTGGAGCCCTGGGCCTCAGCACTACAGCGCTGGGAGATCAAGAAAGAGCTGGGACGCGTCGCCGGCAGTTACAAACCCACAAGACACGTACGTGCGCTGACCACCTGA